A part of Streptomyces sp. NBC_00557 genomic DNA contains:
- a CDS encoding MobC family plasmid mobilization relaxosome protein, whose amino-acid sequence MHDPHPELTTGREQMTTTATSAARYDVGPSKGRSNADTSAPEVAEDRGYQGVPEEETPVGAAEQSPAASADEVTLRRIARRRTRESVQRKERVDVRYSIDEKTRILTRARKLGIAAAHLVGAVIMAYLDGDLTMGLAGQRTQLDDCLDKLDALRAEVARIGNNVNQIAHRLNAGGDPYPVDTTVLAQTEHTLDAVRAAIGDIAQTMNRAVSAKAAR is encoded by the coding sequence ATGCACGACCCGCACCCTGAACTCACCACCGGCCGGGAGCAGATGACGACCACCGCCACCAGCGCAGCAAGGTATGACGTTGGACCGTCCAAGGGCCGGTCCAACGCGGACACGTCCGCCCCGGAGGTGGCGGAGGACCGCGGGTACCAGGGGGTGCCCGAGGAGGAAACGCCCGTCGGCGCAGCCGAGCAGTCCCCCGCCGCGTCTGCCGACGAAGTCACCCTGCGTCGTATCGCCCGCCGTCGTACCCGCGAGAGCGTCCAGCGCAAAGAGCGTGTCGACGTCCGCTACAGCATCGACGAGAAGACCCGGATCCTCACCCGCGCCCGCAAGCTGGGCATCGCCGCCGCCCACCTCGTCGGCGCCGTGATCATGGCCTACCTCGACGGTGACCTCACCATGGGCCTGGCCGGGCAGCGCACCCAGCTCGATGACTGCCTCGACAAGCTCGACGCCCTGCGGGCCGAGGTCGCCCGTATCGGCAACAACGTCAACCAGATCGCCCACCGCCTCAACGCCGGAGGCGATCCGTACCCTGTGGACACCACCGTCCTCGCCCAGACCGAGCACACCCTGGACGCCGTCCGCGCCGCGATCGGCGACATCGCGCAGACGATGAACCGCGCCGTCTCCGCGAAGGCGGCCCGGTGA
- a CDS encoding relaxase/mobilization nuclease domain-containing protein, producing the protein MIAKIGSGKSTAGLIRYLFDTKKAKDHTDPHLVASWDGFAPDPGRANDSDATKKRLVADLDLRVKQARRLGRAPERHVWHCSVRAAPGDRHLTDAEWADIAHRIVAATGIAPQGDPDGCRWVAVRHADDHIHIAATKVRGDLRTARHWNDYLTADKELAAIEKEYGLKQVVRGDRTAAQRPTRAETEKARRTGKTKTSRERLRTTVRQLVSIATSPEEFLHLLDDVDGVLVDVQHFPSGDVRGYKVAVEGDTNSTGEPIWFSGAKLAPDLSFPKIAERLTVIDVAPVTEPGSRPRPNPWHQATAAAERIPHHLDHGDDTAAQAHIATLGEAIDILPLLAPSHLRPQLQQAATAFERATRSRIRAQQDHARALRSAVRTLHTTPLTGSGSGLAMFLDIAVLVVIAAARWHQARRHDQQVAAAQQALVHLQAAYQQAAAEPLATLAQRRPPARTIERHTQRILAILPDHAQEILNDPAWPALATALTEAENAGHNPGHLLQHTARQRTLDDARSTASTLTWRIQRLAARQAPSARARAAQTRTSASVQSAQPGQTSPSPSPRGPAAPARPR; encoded by the coding sequence GTGATCGCCAAGATCGGCAGCGGCAAGAGCACCGCCGGCCTGATCCGGTATCTGTTCGACACGAAGAAGGCGAAGGACCACACCGACCCGCACCTGGTCGCGTCCTGGGACGGTTTCGCCCCCGACCCCGGCCGCGCCAACGACTCCGACGCCACAAAGAAGCGCCTCGTGGCCGACCTCGACCTGCGGGTCAAGCAAGCCCGCCGACTGGGCCGGGCGCCCGAGCGGCACGTGTGGCACTGCTCGGTACGTGCCGCGCCCGGCGACCGGCACCTCACCGACGCCGAGTGGGCCGACATCGCCCACCGGATTGTGGCGGCCACCGGCATCGCGCCACAAGGCGATCCCGACGGGTGCCGGTGGGTCGCCGTACGCCACGCGGACGACCACATCCACATCGCCGCCACCAAGGTCCGAGGCGACCTGCGCACCGCCCGCCACTGGAACGACTACCTGACCGCGGACAAGGAACTCGCGGCCATCGAGAAGGAATACGGCCTGAAGCAGGTGGTGCGCGGCGACCGCACCGCCGCCCAGCGCCCCACCCGCGCCGAGACGGAGAAGGCCCGCCGCACCGGCAAGACCAAGACCTCCCGCGAACGCCTGCGCACCACCGTCCGCCAGCTGGTCTCCATCGCCACCAGCCCAGAGGAATTCCTCCACCTGCTCGACGACGTCGACGGCGTCCTCGTCGACGTCCAGCACTTCCCCTCCGGCGATGTACGCGGATACAAGGTCGCCGTGGAAGGCGACACCAACTCCACCGGCGAGCCGATCTGGTTCTCCGGCGCCAAACTCGCCCCCGACCTGTCCTTCCCCAAGATCGCGGAGCGCCTCACCGTCATCGACGTCGCGCCCGTCACCGAGCCGGGCAGCCGGCCCAGGCCCAACCCCTGGCACCAGGCCACCGCCGCGGCCGAGCGCATCCCCCACCACCTCGACCACGGCGACGACACAGCCGCCCAGGCCCACATCGCGACCCTCGGCGAAGCCATCGACATCCTGCCGCTGCTCGCCCCCAGCCACTTGCGGCCCCAACTGCAGCAGGCCGCCACCGCGTTCGAACGCGCCACCCGCTCCCGCATCCGCGCCCAGCAGGACCACGCCCGCGCCCTCCGCAGCGCCGTCCGCACTCTGCACACCACACCGCTCACCGGCAGCGGCTCCGGACTGGCGATGTTCCTCGACATCGCCGTCCTCGTCGTCATCGCCGCAGCCCGCTGGCACCAGGCCCGTCGGCACGACCAGCAGGTCGCCGCCGCCCAACAGGCCCTGGTCCATCTCCAGGCCGCCTACCAACAGGCTGCTGCCGAGCCGCTGGCCACCCTGGCCCAGCGCCGGCCACCGGCCCGCACCATAGAACGACACACCCAGCGCATTCTCGCGATCCTGCCCGACCACGCCCAGGAGATCCTCAACGACCCCGCCTGGCCGGCACTGGCCACCGCCCTGACCGAAGCCGAAAACGCCGGCCACAACCCCGGCCATCTCCTCCAGCACACCGCACGGCAGCGCACCCTGGACGACGCCCGCTCCACCGCCAGCACCCTCACCTGGCGCATCCAACGCCTCGCCGCGCGGCAGGCCCCCAGCGCCCGAGCGCGAGCCGCCCAAACACGCACGAGCGCGTCAGTACAGTCGGCACAGCCCGGCCAAACCTCACCGAGCCCGTCGCCACGCGGCCCTGCGGCACCTGCTCGGCCCCGTTAA
- a CDS encoding ATP-binding protein, translating to MINHIPGTRLTRDSQTLEKVMAQPPEEDKDPATAETYIRTAAQARDVTRTFLASVGPSNDAEAEAVLLVVSELVTNAERHAGGVTGFRLSAGPGSVTVTVSDASTDPPRLQRTNAFEPGGFGWYLVQELAVDVTIEAHPYGKSVQAVLPVAH from the coding sequence ATGATCAACCACATTCCGGGCACAAGACTGACCCGAGACAGTCAGACACTGGAGAAAGTGATGGCGCAACCACCCGAGGAGGACAAAGACCCCGCCACCGCCGAAACGTACATACGCACGGCAGCCCAGGCGCGTGATGTCACCCGCACTTTCCTGGCCTCGGTGGGTCCGTCGAATGACGCGGAAGCCGAAGCGGTGCTCCTCGTGGTGTCCGAGCTGGTGACGAACGCCGAGCGGCACGCCGGCGGCGTCACCGGGTTCCGGCTCAGCGCCGGGCCCGGCAGCGTCACGGTCACCGTCTCCGATGCCAGCACAGATCCGCCACGCCTTCAGCGCACCAACGCCTTCGAGCCAGGCGGGTTCGGCTGGTACCTCGTCCAGGAGCTAGCCGTCGACGTCACCATCGAGGCTCACCCTTACGGCAAATCCGTCCAGGCCGTCCTGCCAGTGGCCCACTGA